One window of Candidatus Nitrospira kreftii genomic DNA carries:
- a CDS encoding hypothetical protein (conserved protein of unknown function) produces MNLSRKNIIPTRMKKSGGVASGERPSPKQKKAEAIRPWIHPDERISVDFEDALNLNAEVVDCSAQVVTLRLEATVLDLPHYHENVVIPLRLVTISEDPTRYTRNPDAPVQYGRLKLIVKQKRPAVALSR; encoded by the coding sequence ATGAATCTATCTCGAAAAAACATCATACCTACTCGGATGAAGAAGTCAGGCGGTGTTGCCAGCGGAGAGCGACCATCCCCGAAGCAAAAGAAAGCTGAAGCTATTCGGCCTTGGATCCATCCAGACGAGCGAATCTCGGTGGACTTTGAGGATGCATTGAATCTCAATGCGGAGGTCGTGGACTGCTCGGCACAGGTCGTGACACTTCGTCTTGAGGCGACCGTGTTGGACCTACCTCATTATCATGAGAACGTAGTCATCCCCCTTCGCCTTGTGACGATAAGTGAGGATCCGACCAGATACACGAGAAATCCTGATGCACCAGTTCAGTATGGTCGCCTCAAGCTGATCGTGAAACAAAAGCGACCTGCAGTTGCGTTGAGCCGATGA
- a CDS encoding hypothetical protein (conserved protein of unknown function) produces the protein MKRPSISTCLNGLALGLAIGLSGCSIVQERTNSPMTSMEQLLLTQAVERGLGDLNLPLPIGTGVALQSYGFTPDKEFAHRLVEGWFLDQGYRLVPLDVAPVTVRMVIHALGTERGESFFGIPPISSSLLFPAALPELAIYRMARQRGTARYQLEIADSKTGGLIHRSPLIEGSVYMNQYTVMFWFTFQRTDLVGAPSL, from the coding sequence ATGAAACGACCCTCCATCAGCACTTGTCTGAATGGGCTAGCGCTCGGTCTCGCGATCGGGCTTTCGGGTTGTAGCATCGTTCAAGAACGGACCAATTCTCCGATGACGTCGATGGAGCAATTGCTGCTTACCCAGGCCGTCGAACGGGGCCTAGGCGACCTGAACCTTCCGCTGCCAATCGGCACAGGGGTGGCGCTACAGTCCTATGGATTTACCCCGGATAAGGAGTTCGCTCACCGGCTTGTAGAAGGATGGTTTCTGGATCAAGGCTATCGGCTCGTGCCACTGGATGTCGCGCCTGTGACGGTTAGAATGGTCATTCATGCCTTGGGCACTGAACGCGGCGAGTCGTTTTTCGGGATCCCGCCGATCAGCAGCAGTCTATTGTTTCCTGCGGCCCTCCCGGAACTGGCTATTTATCGAATGGCCCGACAGAGGGGCACGGCTCGGTATCAGCTCGAAATTGCAGACTCCAAAACCGGAGGATTAATCCATCGATCACCCCTTATCGAAGGATCTGTGTACATGAATCAGTATACCGTGATGTTCTGGTTTACATTCCAGCGGACGGATCTTGTGGGCGCGCCTTCTCTTTGA